TGCCCTCGCTCTCGACCCCCGCCCATGGTTGGAGCTGTCTGTTGTTCGCCTGTCGTTCGTGAATGTACACAATGTTGTTCTGTCAAGTCCTAGCAAATGCGTCCATGAGAATGTAGTGGAATCGAACACAATGGGATTTCAAGTGAGTCATTTGACGCACATTACTGTTTCCATGTTAGCCAAGTTCCACTTTGACAGTTGAGCTTACCAGATCCACCTGCACTTATCTGTCCAGAACAGAGCAAAACtttattttccccccaagagaaaaaagagagaaaaccaATATCTTCTTGATGTTGAATTGTATTGGtcgttttctctctctctcgattatttgaaataattttaagtTTTGAAGCGGTCTTCATCTCCAATTAAACTGCGTGCTGATGTTAATGAATGGTCACTGTCAATCTCTGCAAGTTTACATGCGTTGGACGTGTATTGTAATATCACGCAAGAAGTTGGACGTACATTGTACCATACTCCCACCCcaccatttcaaatggattggacatcattGGCAGAGAATGAGTTAAATTGTCCAAACCCTTTCATTTCGACCATAAAATCTGTTGGCTTTCATCAAAGCTGACTATTTGTTCCCCGTCACTCAAACATTCCttgtatattatttaaattCTCAAACAATTGACAGAACAGTTCAAACATTCTCCTGCTTGTTCTATTACTATTCTCTTAACAATCTAAACAGCTTTAAGTCCCAAGGCTGCAAAACGCTTATGTTAAATGTCCATTTTAGAATATGTAAATGGGGCGCTAAAAAAGTGATTGCTGGACGGTTGACATCATTGCATAATTCTGTACTCTGAAATGCATGCAACTGCTTATAGTAATTGAGATTGTTGTTGTAATTATTAAAATGGAAGGTAAAACATTGTTCAAAAAAAATGCCCTACTTTAGTTGTGGGAAATGGCTGAgttaatattaaataatttattaaatgcAAAGATAAGCTTTTGTAACACTCACATAACAATGCCAAACCGCAATATTTATTTGGTGGGTTAATCTAGAAGTGTTGGTTAAACCAGACTTAGGATgtacactttattttgcattctCATGATGTTATGTTATTTCCATGTAATTGGTTACCTTGCTTTTGTTTCGAAAATAATTTGAAGAGGATACCTGCTATGTATTTACTTTAGCTGTAGGCAGAAGCTAAAATGCTGAAGTGCATTCTGTACATGACTGCCTCATTGATCGCGGTCTCAGCTAACTCTTAACGCTCTTAGAGGATGGTATTATTTTATGTAGAaatgaagagagaaaaagaattTAACCACCTCAAAATAGGTGAATTGAGTACagtgtatttttattcattagaaTCTGACAAATACTTGTGTTATCAATATCTCATACATGTGTCAAGGACTTGGCTTTTCTATATCTTGTTCCTAATATCAATGTCTTTTTGCCCCTCCACCACTACTTGAATAGCGATGTTACGAGCACAAGCAGTACAGAAATGGACTCAAGTTCTGCAAACAAATCCTGGGCAACCCTAAGTTTGCAGAGCATGGAGGTAAGCAACCAAAGTGTGGTTCTTTAAGTGAAAAGATGTAAACATTAAATTGTTCCAGTTCAGTGTGTGGTAGTTACTGGTCAACATCCTGTTGCCCTTTTCAGAAACCCTGGCTATGAAAGGCCTGACCCTGAATTGTCTGGGGAAAAAGGAAGATGCTTACGAGCTGGTGAGAAGAGGATTGCGCAATGACCTCAAGAGTCACGTCTGTATCCTTATATACGTTAAAAATGGGATGCATTTCAAAGTAGGTTCTCTCATGGTCATGAATTTAATTTGGGTCAGGGCGTCCATGACACAGGGCCACGCAGGAAGGTTTGGATCTTGTTTGTCCCAGCAATGTGATTTGGTATTTCCTGAGTTTGGTACATAGTAATACTGTACAAAATAAACGCTATAAGCTGTCCATTCATCGCCCTTTTCATAAGGACTACAGCCCTTGCTTGAAAGTAGTGGAACTTCACACAGCCGAGCTGCCAAAtcaacatttaaatgtgttttgtcaTACATTTTTGAGTTCCTTAACTCCCGGTGCCTCCCAGGCTGGCATGTATACGGTTTATTACAGCGGTCTGATAAGAAGTATGACGAGGCTATCAAGTGTTACCGAAACGCACTGAAGTGGGACAAGGACAACCTCCAGATTCTCCGAGATTTGTCCTTACTGCAGATCCAGATGAGAGATCTGGAAGGCTACCGCGTAGGTTCCAACACTGGAGCAAAAGCTTGATGAACATAATTATGACCCTGTGTACCACATTGTTATTTGTAGGAGACACGCTACCAGCTGTTGCAGCTACGCCCTGCTCAGCGAGCTTCGTGGATCGGATATGCCATTGCTTATCACCTGCTGGAAGATTATGAGATGGCAGCAAAGATCATTGAGGAATTTCGGAAAACACAACAGGTTTGGCTTACTTTTGTTAAAATCATGTTGCGTCAAATTCAAGATGAAAGTCTTGCACAAATCACTTatattttctgcttttcttttcatatgtatttgttttctgtaGACATCTCCTGACAAGGTGGACTACGAGTATAGTGAACTGCTGCTTTACCAGAACCAAGTGCTGAGAGAGGCAGGTCTATACAAAGAGGCTTTGGAGCATCTGACGAATTATGAAAAACAGATTTGCGACAAATTGGCGGTCGAGGAAACACGGGGTGAGTTGAGGCCTTCAATATCAGACTCACTGCACAATAGGCGGTCCCTCTGCCCATTTTCACCTCTCAGATATGAGCATTGTTTCATGCGAAATGTTGATACGGCTTGGTACTGACTTTGAATTTGGCGGATGTTATGGACGGGTGTGTGATTTTGATTCAACAATGAAATCAGTTCAATCAAGGAGCTCAGTTGGAACATGTATTTCTCGTCTAGGGGAGTTGCTGTTAAAACTGGAGCGTCTGGATGAGGCTACCAATGTTTACTATCGCATGCAGGAGCGGAACCCGGAGAACTGGTCTTATTATCACGGCTTAGAAAAGGCACTAAAACCAAGTAAGACATCTAGGTTTTGGTGTTGGAATCACCAATGatgaggaaaaaatacattgtcaTTGACTGGGAATCATGTCTTTATTGCCACTTTCTTAGGCAGCGTGGAGGAGCGATTCAAGGTCTATGAGGATGCCTGGGAGAAGTTTCCGAAAGGCCTTGTTCCTCGTCGACTTCCCCTCAACTTTCTTACTGGTGGGAGCAATAATCACTATTCTCCTAACAGTTTACTACTCACTCATCATCTAACAATATGTGTATTGTACATTGTTTATTTCATCAAGCAACATATTTATTCTATAGGTGAAAAGTTCCGAGAATGTCTTGACAGATACTTGAGGATGAACTTCAGTAAAGGATGCCCACCTGTCTTCACCACCCTGAAATCACTTTACAACGACAAAGAAAAGGTGACATTCCTGGCTTAGCGAcaaacaatattaatatttgaagAAAGCATCTCTCCTTCATCTACATCTTGTAATACAAGTTAAAAGTTGTGTGTGATGCAATTTGGAAAGGTTTGGCTTAACCATTGACGGGCAGTGCCAGCATTGTGCATTTGTTAGCAagttaaatgtttcatccatttGATTGAAAAACCTGAAGTTTTATTAATGCattccttatttttattttcaggtgTCAATTATCGAACAACTGGTGGTTGGCTTTGAGAGGTCATTAAAAAGCTCCAGGCTTTTCAACCAAAACGGTAAGAACAAACATCTGAGCATGTTGCAATTTGAGATCTTGCTCAGAAACTTTCACCTTGACGACCTCCGGTCACTAAAAATAGTCTGCAGATAGTAGTACGAATAGTATTTGGTAGTTGCACAGCTCTTCCTCTTTGTGATCCGATGCATACATGTATCCAAGGTAAACTAACAATCTTCTTGTCCTGTCGCAGATGATGGTAAAGAGGAGCCCCCGACCACCTTGCTTTGGGTGCAGTACTTTCTGGCTCAGCATTATGACATGGTGGGCCAACAAACACTGGCTCTGGATTACATCAACACAGCCATCGAGAGCACTCCAACCCTCATTGAACTCTTCCTTATCAAAGCCAAGATTTACAAGGTAACCCTAACTCGCTGTCTTGTGATACATCTGCTTTCTGCATTTGTAAGTGTCACTTTTATATTGTTGTGGTATTGCGTGTTTATTCCTTGGCAGCATGCTGGGAACATCCGAGAGGCCGCTCAGTGGATGGATGAAGCACAGGCTCTGGACACTGCTGACAGATTCATCAATTCCAAGTGTGCCAAATACATGCTGAAGGCTGGCATGATCAAGGAGGCGGAGGAGATGTGTTCCAAGTTCACACGGGTGAGACATCGTTCACGAGTACATGCTTAAAGGAGCTTCTCATTAGTCTGCATCTCAGTGGCGTCTGtccatgaaataaataaaagggtCCAGCACAATGTCATGCCATTTAGAGTGGGCTTTGAAACGAGTGTTTTGGAGCAAACCCTTCAATATTAGGAAATTTGCCAAGAATCATTAGTCACATAGattttctcattcattcatacCCACATTTGCATGTTGTCCAGGAGGGAGCATCAGCAGTGGAGAACCTGAATGAGATGCAGTGTATGTGGTTCCAGACAGAGTGTGCACTTGCCTACAAGGGCATGAACAAGTATGGAGATGCTCTCAAAAAGTGCCACGAGATTGAAAGGGTAGGTTTTACTGAACTGTCGCGATATTTTACAGTTGCAATATGTGGTTATACTAACTTGCTTGTCACATTCATTCCACTCACCCTTTCTCATTCAGCATTTTGTGGAAATAACGGATGACCAGTTTGATTTCCACACCTACTGCATGAGGAAGATGACACTGCGCTCATATGTAGACCTGCTGAAACTAGAGGACGTACTTCGAATGCATCCATTTTACTATAAGGCTGCAGTCACAGCAATTCAGATATACCTGAGCCTCCATGACAATCCCCTGACTGATGACAGCAAGGAGTTGCAGGCTGACACTggtacaaaaatgttttatagctcatttttctttaaatgatgtCTGTTAAGCTACAAATGATACAGTTTACACTGTAAATTTAATGCATAAGATGCATGCACTAAGCTTTTGAGAAATAGAAGCAAAAGTGCTGCATCATTATGTATATGATTTCCTTCAGTTATTTACCTCCACATTTACGTTGCAGCTAACCTGTCAGACAAAGAGCTGAAGAAGCTCCGGAATAAACAGCGACGAGCCCAGAAGAAGGCCCAgttggaggaggagaaaaagaatGCAGAGAAGGAGAAGCAATTGAAGaatcagaaaaagaaaaaagaagatgaCGATGAAGAGATTGGGGGGCCAAAAGAGGAGCTCATTCCTGATAAATTGGTCAAGGTTTGTTTTAAAAGTATATAACGTAGGGTTTCACGTGGATAAAAGAGGTGGCAGTTCTGTTAACTGTTGTTATTGTCATCCTGTTTTCAGGTAGAAAATCCACTGGAAGAAGCGGTCAAATTTTTAATACCGCTGAAACACCTTGTTAAAGATAAAATTGATACACACCTACTGGCTTTTGAAATCTACTTCAGAAAAGGTTTGTCATTTTTACATCAATCGCTTGGAAAGTGGACTGTAGTTATTGTGTAGTCGTGTAATCGTGTCATCAATtatataaacatgttttatcaattttggtttatttggttatggttattatCTCCAGAAAAGTACATGTTGATGCTCCAATCCATAAAGAGGGCTTTCGCCATTGACCCAGATCACCCATGGCTACACCAATGTCTAGTGCGCTTCTTTAAAGGAGGTAAAAtaattcaagttaaaaaatattggcACATTTCTGGCCATCTGTCTGTGCTCTAGTTATACCCTTGTGACCTCTGtgttaaatttcattttattcctTTCCCTTTGCTCAGTATCAGAGAGCAAAGAGCTGCCTGATGTGGTCCGGACAGTTTTGAAGCAAGAAGTCACCCGACTGTTTGGCGATAGCAATGCTAAGAGCTTCAATCAGGCCTTCCTCTCCAAACACTCCAATTCCATACCACACCGATTGGCTGGTaagtggtttattttttttcttgggagagaaaaacaaaattgaaagtCTTTTGAATCCCAATTACGGTCATGTTCTTATTACAAATATGCCCCCAATTTGGTATTTCTCATTTAAATGATTGCCAGCTATGCCTAAGAGCAAAACACAGAAGAATTCCGAGTTAATCTTCCATCAGCACTGATCTAAATCCAATTGAAAGACTGGAATAATCTTAGAAATAAATTAACATTCTACCCTTCCTACCAGCTGCTAAGATGATGGTGTACTTGGATTCCTCGACACAGTCAAAGGCTGTTGAATTGGCCACTGCGCTTAATGAGTCACTCGAGAACAGATCGATCCaggtattttttattaatagagTCATGTTCCACAATATATGATGCACTGTACTGTATACCATTTAACATCAAtgcttgtcttttgtttttttctccctagaTCTGCACAGAGGTCCTGGAAAATCTTCGGAGTGGCTACCTATGCGATTTTAAGGAGTGTGCCGAGTCGTATTGTGCCGAGTGTCACAAGCTTTACCCCTACACTTTAGCTTTCATGCCCCCTGGATATGAGGAGAACACCACCAAGATCGCAAACGGAGACGTTTCCACAGAAACTGAAGAGCTAGCCAACGAGATGTGAGCATGGTCAGACAAAGGGGGATGAGAAAAGGAATTGGGCCTTGCACAGAGCCTTGTGGTACGCCTGGCAGTCATTTTATAGAGCCAGACACACGGGAAGCGAAATAGATGTTTCCTTCTTTGGCTCAGCTTAAATTGGGTCTGACCCGGCATGGCTTGGCTCTTTCCCATATGCTGAAAATCAGGACTGTATGCGTGTTTGTATGTCATGGGTGTGAATGTTTCTTGAGCATGTGTGcggttttgtttatttgtgataAAGGAGAGGAAGATGACAAAATggccattttacttttttaacagTGCACCCGATTACACTGAATATTAAttgaaaggaagaaagaaagaaaaacagtttgTGGCAAATGTTTGGGTGAAACTGACCTGACTGGTTTCTCTGAGATGACAACCACTGGAGTTTGACTCTACTGCTTTTgcaagcccatttttttttttacaagcaaacctaatttaaaaagataataaaaaaaggggaagTGTCACTTGGGAGCAGCAGTTCACTCGGCGAGTTTGATCCAACAGGTCAGCAGGAAGCTTGAACAATGAGTAAATATGGACGATACGAACAAGTAGATGTTGAGGATATCCATCAAGCACAGGTGAATTTGAGTCTGCAGAAACAATCGTTTGAGAACCAGTGGTCGGTAGAGTAACAACACGGCCTGATTTAGCGGGAACGTGTCCTGAAACAGGTCACTCAACTTGTAAT
This region of Stigmatopora nigra isolate UIUO_SnigA chromosome 6, RoL_Snig_1.1, whole genome shotgun sequence genomic DNA includes:
- the naa15b gene encoding N-alpha-acetyltransferase 15, NatA auxiliary subunit b, whose product is MPTVTLPPKENALFKRILRCYEHKQYRNGLKFCKQILGNPKFAEHGETLAMKGLTLNCLGKKEDAYELVRRGLRNDLKSHVCWHVYGLLQRSDKKYDEAIKCYRNALKWDKDNLQILRDLSLLQIQMRDLEGYRETRYQLLQLRPAQRASWIGYAIAYHLLEDYEMAAKIIEEFRKTQQTSPDKVDYEYSELLLYQNQVLREAGLYKEALEHLTNYEKQICDKLAVEETRGELLLKLERLDEATNVYYRMQERNPENWSYYHGLEKALKPSSVEERFKVYEDAWEKFPKGLVPRRLPLNFLTGEKFRECLDRYLRMNFSKGCPPVFTTLKSLYNDKEKVSIIEQLVVGFERSLKSSRLFNQNDDGKEEPPTTLLWVQYFLAQHYDMVGQQTLALDYINTAIESTPTLIELFLIKAKIYKHAGNIREAAQWMDEAQALDTADRFINSKCAKYMLKAGMIKEAEEMCSKFTREGASAVENLNEMQCMWFQTECALAYKGMNKYGDALKKCHEIERHFVEITDDQFDFHTYCMRKMTLRSYVDLLKLEDVLRMHPFYYKAAVTAIQIYLSLHDNPLTDDSKELQADTANLSDKELKKLRNKQRRAQKKAQLEEEKKNAEKEKQLKNQKKKKEDDDEEIGGPKEELIPDKLVKVENPLEEAVKFLIPLKHLVKDKIDTHLLAFEIYFRKEKYMLMLQSIKRAFAIDPDHPWLHQCLVRFFKGVSESKELPDVVRTVLKQEVTRLFGDSNAKSFNQAFLSKHSNSIPHRLAAAKMMVYLDSSTQSKAVELATALNESLENRSIQICTEVLENLRSGYLCDFKECAESYCAECHKLYPYTLAFMPPGYEENTTKIANGDVSTETEELANEM